GAGCCCTTGGGGAGCGCCGCGTCGAGGGTGCGGGCCGTCAGGCCGCGCAGGAACGTCTCGTACGTGGCGACCGCGCGCGGCGTGAACTGCTTCTGCAGGATCAGCCGCATCGCGCGGTGCCGCATGCCGTCGGTCTCCAGAAGGGAACGACGCAACGCGATGTAGTCCTCCTCGACCTCTTCGAGGTTGGTGAACCGCATCGAGGTGAAGGTGTCCGGGTCGCGGTCCACGCGCACGATGTCCTCGTGCCGGGTGACCGCCCAGAAGCCGGAGTTGGGCGCGGGTTCGGGCTGCCAGTGGACGGGGTCCTCCCGGCGCAGCACGTCGAACATCCGCCAGGGCAGGGCGCCGTCGGTGAACTTGTCGTTGTCGGCGAGGTCGACGTCGGACAGGGCCAGGGGTGGCGGCTCCGTGACCGTACTCATGGACGTACTCCTTCGGATCTCGGTTCGGGTGTCGCGGTCGGACGATGTCGGCTGAGGCCATCCGCGGCCATCCGAGGTCGTCCAGAACCTTCCCTCCGGGATCAGATGAGGAAGGCGTACTCCGTGAACTCCCATTCGGTGACGTGCTGTTGGAAGCGTTCGATCTCATTGCGCTTGTACGTGAGGAAGGCTTCGGTGAACTCCGCGCCCAGGAGCCCGGTCAGCGCTTCGTCGGCCTCCAGGGCGTCGAGCGCGGCGCCGAGCGTGCCGGGGAGACGGGGCGCGGAGTCCTCCTGGTAGCCGTGGCCCTCCAGCGGGGCGGGCGGCTCCGCCTTGTCGCGGATGCCGAGGAGCAGGGCGGCGACGGTGCCCGCCATGACGAGGTAGGGGTTGGCGGAGGCGTCGCCGAGCCGCAGCTCCAGCCTGGTCCCCGATCCCCTCTCCGGCGGTATCCGCAGCATGGCGCTGCGGTTGTCCAGGCCCCAGTCGATCAGCCAGGGGGCGAGGGTGTCGGGGCCGAAGCGCTTGTAGGAGTTGATGGTCGGGTTGAGCAGGGCGCTGAGGGCGGGCGCGTGGCGGAGGAGCCCGGCGATGGAGTGCCGGGCCGTCGTGGAGAGCCCGTCGGGGGCTTCCGCGTCCTCGAACACGTTGCGTCCGGCGCCGTCGACCAGGGAGACGTGCAGGTGGAAGCCGGAGCCGCCGAGTCCGTTGAACGGCTTGGCCATGAAGGTCGCGAGCCGTCCCTCGCGGCGGGCCGTCTCCTTGACGGCGGCCTTGAAGCGGAAGGCTCGGTCGGCCGCGTCCAGGGCGTCGGAGTGCCCGAGGTTGATCTCGAACTGCCCGCCGTCGAATTCGTGGTTGCCCGCGATGACGCCGACGCCGAGGGCGTCGAGTGAGCGCAGGGTCCGCAGGAGGTGGCCGTCCGGGTCGCCGCGGCGGCCGGCGCTGTAGACGTTGCCGGTGGCGCCCCCGTACACGGCCCATCCGGAGGGGGCGGCGGGGTCGGCGTCGCACAGGAAGTACTCGAGCTCGGGCCCGACGACCGGGGTCACGGCGCCGCCGGCGTGCTCCTCCGCACGCTCAAGTACCCGCCGCAGCAGGGCGCGTGGTGATTCCGGGGTGGGTTCACCGGTGGCGGGATCGAAGGTGTCCCCGAGGCACCAGGCGACGCCGGGTTCCCAGGGCAGAGCCTGGAGGGTACTCAGATCAGGCCGTACGGAGACGTCCGGCAGCCCTGCGTCGAGCCCGCCGGGGACGGGGACGACGTCGCCCCGGGGGGTGGTGTGGTAGACGGCTCGGCAGAAGGAGAGCCCGTGTCCGCAGGCCGTCGGCAGATGTCCTATGAGGATGTCCCGGCCGCGGTCGGCGCCGAGGAGGTCCGGGTAGATCACGCGGACCACGTCCGTGCCCTGCGCTTGCAGCGCTTCCATTGCTGCTGTTGCGGCTGCGCTCGTTTCACTCACCCGTGGTCCAGCCTTTCTGCGAGGTGGATCGGGCTTATCGTTTGAGACCAAACGATAGAAACCCCCGGGGGTCCGCGCAAGCCCCTTCGGGGGGATCGGGGGGTAACTGGACGCGACCTGCGGGGCGTTGCCCCACGCGGGGGTCCCTGTATCGGCGGACAACGGCACCCCGTGGCGCTCAAACCGGCGGAGGCATATCGTACGGATCCAAACGACGAGCGAAGGAGTCTGGCCATGGCCCGAGTTCAGGGATTCTTTCCGCCCAAGTCCGCCACGGGCCGCTCCTCGATCATCCCGTCACCGCCCTGGCACTACTCGGGCGACCTGCTCACCGTCGAGTACCGCACCGACCCCGCCCGCGTCCGCGAACTCCTCCCCGCGCCCCTCGATCTGGCTGCCGACGACCCCGGCGCCGTCGCCCTCATCTGGGCCGACTGGCAGTCCTGCGGGGACTCCAGGGAGGAGCTGCTCGACCCGGTGCGGTCCCAGTACAAGGAGTGCTTCGCCGTCGTGCGCTGCGAGTACCGTGGCCGTACCTACTCGCGCTGCGTCTACATCTGGGTCGACAAGGACTTCGCCATCGCCCGCGGCAACCACCAGGGCTACCCGAAGAAGCTCGGCTCGATCCATCTCACGCGCCCGCACCCCTTCGGTCCCGCGCCCCGCATAGAGGGGGGCGCCACCTTCGGTGCGACGCTCGCCGCCGCCGACCGGCGCCTCGCCCAGGCCGTCGTGACCCTGCGCGAACCCTCCGAGTCGAACGGATTCGTCAACGCCCACCCCATGGCCCACCACCGCCAGCTCCCCTCCATAGAGGGGAAAGGGATGGCGCTCGATGAGTTGATCGCATCCGGTGCGGCTTCCTTCGAGGGGGGTCGGGCCTGGTCGGGTGAGGCGGACCTCGACCTCTTCGACGTGCCCACCGAAGAGCTGGCCGCGCTGACGATCGAGGAGCCCATCGGCGCGTACTACCGTCAGGTCGGCGTCACTTGGAACGGCGGGACCCTCCTGGAGACGAGCCTGTGAACCGCAGGCCTACTGCCCCGCCCCCGTACCGATCCCCGCGTACGTCTCCGGTCGCACCCTCCGCAGCCAAAGCCCCCACACCACCCCCGCCGCACCAGTGGCGAGGATCAGGCACGGCAATATCCACCGCAGCGGATTCCCGGGCGAAACCCCCAGCTGCACGCTGAAGTTGGTCAGCGCCAGCCAGAAGAAGACGGCGAGGGCGACGCCCGAGAGGAGCGGGGCGGCGAGCCGGTTCCACAGGGGCTCGCTCAGTTCGCGGTGGCGGACGAAGTAGGCGATGACCGAGGCCGACGTGGCGAGCAGGAGGAGGATCACGCCGAGGGCGCCGAGATTGGTCAGCCAGGTGAAGACATCCATCACCGGGTCACGCCCCGCCAGCGCGAAGACACCGATGACGACGACACTGAGGGCGGTCTGGAGCAGGGAACCCCGGTGCGGTGACTTGTGCCGGGGGTGGAGCGCCCCGAGCCCGCGCGGCAGCACACCCTCCCGGCCCAGCGAACGGACGTACCGGGCAACGGCGTTGTGGAAGGAGAGCAGCGCGGCGAGCAGGCTGGTGATGAGGAAGAGCTGTGCGAAGTCGGAGAAGGCGGAGTTGAGCCCGCTGCTGCGGTCGCTGAGGAAGAACAGCATCTCCGGGCCCTGCTCCGCCGCGACCTTCGTGGCCTGCCCGGTGCCGGCCCCGCTGATCATCGCCCACGCGGTGGCGGCGTAGAAGACACCGATGAGGCCCACGGCGATGTACGTGGCGCGCGCCACCGTGCGGCGCGGATCACGGCACTCCTCGCTGTAGAGCGCCGCCGACTCGAAGCCCATGTACGCGGCGAACACGCAGCACAGCGCGACCCCGAGCGCGCCGTCCGTCGCGGCGGCCCGCGTGAACGGGGTGGCGGAGATCCCCTGCGGGGCGTCGGCGAACATCCCGATGTCGAAGACCAGCACGGTGCCGAATTCGAGTACGAGCAGTACGGCGAGCACCTTCACGCCCAGGTCCACGCGCCGGTAGCCGAGCGCACCCACGACGACCGTGCAGGCGAGGACGAGCGCCCACCACGGGATGTCGGCGCCGGTCTTGGATTCGATGAACTGCGAGGTCGTCGCCCCGAAGAGCCCCGCGATACCGATCTGCATCGCGTTGTACGCGAGCAGCGCCACGAAGGCCGCACCGACACCGGCGGTACGCCCGAGCCCCTGCGCGGTGTACGCGTAGAACGCCCCCGCACCCGTGATGCGGCGGCTCATCGCCGCGTATCCCGCACTGAAGAGCGCGAGGACGACGCCGACGAGGAGGTAGAGCAGGGGTATGCCGAGGATCCCGGTGACGCCGAGGGACTGCGGTATGCCGCCCGCGGCCACGGTGAGCGGGGCCGATGCCGCCACGACGGCGAAGACGATGCCGGTGACGCCGATACGGCGCTCGGGCGCGAGGGCGGGTGCGGAGGCGGGGGGAGGCGGCGGTGCGGGAGCGGGCATGGGCGTGCCGGGGTGATCGATGGTCATGCCGGGCCTCCGGGGAGGGGAGGAGAGGAGAGGAGAGGGAGGGGAGAGGGGTGGGAAGAGAAACGCGTATCCGCTGGATGCGCGTTATCGTTTGAACCCGTACGAAATTCGAGTGGCGCTGATGGTACGGACGCGCATACGCCCCGGCAAGAGGTCTTGGGAGACTGGAGGCGTGCAGGCGCCACCGGCACCACAGGGACGAGGAGATACGGACGTGACGGGCTACCGCTCCATCCGCGAGACCGAGAAGGCGGTCCGGGCCAAGCTCGGCGGCACCCCCCTCAAGTACGAGCAGATGGCCGCCGTCTCGAACATCTACCGCGCGGCTTCGGCCGTCCGGCAGCACTTCGAGAACTCCGTGCTGCGCGGGGCCGAGCTGACGTGGACGTCGTTCGTTGTCCTGTACGTGGTCTGGATCTGGGGGGAGATGGAGACGCGGTACGTCGCCGAGGAGGCGGGCATCTCCAAGGGCACGCTGACCGGGGTCGCCCGCACCCTCGCGGGGCGGGGCCTGCTGGAACGGCGCGGCCACCCCGGCGACGGGCGGCTCGCGCTGCTGCGGCTCACGGAGGAGGGGGAGCGGCTGATGGAGAAGGTGTTCCCCGCCTTCAACGCGGAGGAGGCGTTCGTCGCCGACGGGCTGACGGACGAGGAGTGCAGGACCCTGGCGGATCTGCTGCGGAAGATCGTGGTGCAGACGGAGGAGAAGGGGGAGGAGCGAAGGCTGGAACTCCTCGACGGAGCGGAGCCGGCTCCTCGCCGGAGCGGCAGGCGGGCCAAGGGGCCGCTGGGCGAGGGTCTTGAGCAGCGTTGATCACGGGCTCCGCCCGGCGTTGACCACTGGCTTCGCCCGGCTTTGCGCGCACGGCGGTTGACCACCGGCTCCGCCCGGCGTTGACCACCGGCTCCGCTCGGCTTTGCGCGCACGGCGGCAGGTCACCGGCTCCGTCCCGCTCCGGGCGTCGGAAGCTCACCGGCTGCGCCGAGTTCGTCCTCAAGCGCCGGACGGGCTGGGGTGGGTGGCCCCCCCCGGGCCCCGCCCGGCGTTGCACGGCGGCAGGTCACCGGCTCCGCCCCGCCCCGCCCGCCGCAAGGTCACCAGCCCGCCAAGTCCCGTCTGTCCTTCAGCCTCAGACCGGCCGAGTTACTCCCGCTGCGCCGCATGCACCAGCGCCCCGAACAGCCTCTGCTGCGCCACGTCCGAGCCAGCGGTGTCCTCCGGATGCCACTGAACAGCCGCGAACCAACCCTCCCCATACGGGAGTTCCAGTGCCTCCACCGTCCCGTCCGCCGCCCGGCCCGTAGCGACGAGCCCGCGTCCCAGCGCCTCCACGCACTGATGGTGGAAGCAGGAAGCCTCCACCTTCTCGGCGCCCATGGCCCGGGCCACCACCGAACCGGAAGTCATCCGCACCGGATGCACCACGTGCCGGTGCTCCGACTCCGGCCCGCCCATGTCCTGCCGCAGTGAACCGCCCAGCGCGACGTTCACCACCTGCAGCCCCCGGCAGACGGCCAGCAGAGGCAGGCCGCAGGCCACCGCGCACTCCGCGAGCGCGAGGTCGAACGCATCCTGGGCGTCATCCACGTCGTATACGGAACCGTGCACCTCGCCCCCGGCGCTCGCGTCCTCGTACCGCCACGGCGCCACATCCCCGCCCCCCGGCAGCAGCAGCCCGTCGCACCGGGCCAGTCTCGCCGCCGCCTCGCCGGGCGGGCCGGGCAGCATCATGAACGGCTCACCGCCCGCGCGGAACACCGCCTCCGCCAACGCCCGCGCCGTCACAACGGCTTCGTACCGAAGTGCCGACGTCGACGCCGCGTACCGCTGCGGCAGAGCGATCAGCGGGCGGCGGCCCCCTGAGTGGCCTCCCGGGTGGCTCCCCGGGAGGCCCCCCGAGCGGCCCCCCGCACGGTTCCCCCCGCCGGGAGGCGTCAAAGCTGGATCCACGTCGTCTTCAGCTCCGTGTACTTCTCCATCGCGTGCACCGACTTGTCCCACCCGCTGCGATACTCGGTGTGCGGTATTCGTTTGAGCCCAAACAATAGCCGAACAGGGCTGCCCTATCGAGGGGTTGACCGGTCGCCACGCCGCTCCTAATGTTGTTTGGGTTCAAACGAACTGGAGGACCTCATGGCTCCCCCCGCCCCCGAGGCACCGGAGAACTCCTCGCACACCGCGACCGTCGCCGGTGTCCCCGTCGACACCCGGCACTGGATCGGCGGGCGGCGCGTCGCCTCCGCGTCCGGCGCCACCTTCACCGATGACTCGCCACTCGACGGCACCCCGCTCGCCGAGATCGCCCGCGGCGGAGCCGAAGAGGCGCGGGCAGCCGTGGCCGCGGCCCGCGAGGCCTTTCCCGGCTGGGCCGCCACCCCGCCCACCGAACGCGCCCGGCTCCTGCACGCCGTCGCCGACGGGGTCGAGGCCCGCACCGAGGACCTCGCAGCCGTCGAGACCGCCGACAACGGCGCGCTCCTGCGCTCCCACCGCCGCGGTGTCATGCCCCGCGTCGCCCACAACCTCCGCTACTTCGCCGACCGCCTGCTCGCCCTCGCCCACGACGACTTCGAGACCCGGGGGCACACGAACCACGTGAGCTGGGACCCGGCAGGACCGGCCGTCCTCATCACGCCGTGGAACGCCCCGCTGATGCTGGCCAGCTGGAAGACCGGGCCCGCGCTCGCCGCCGGGAGCACCGTCGTCCTCAAGCCCTCCGAGTGGACCCCGCTGACCGCGTCGCTCTTCGCGGACATCGCCCACGAGGCGGGCCTCCCGGCCGGGGTGTTCAACGTGGTGCAGGGGTACGGGGCGGAGGCCGGGGCGCCGCTCGTCGCCGATCCCGGCGTGCGCCGCATCAGCTTCACCGGGTCCGTTCCCACCGCGCGGCGGATCGCTGCGACCGCGGCCGAACGCCTCGTGCCGTGCAGCTTCGAACTGGGCGGCAAATCCCCGCTGCTCGTCTTCGCCGACGCCGATCCGGAGCTCGCCGCCGACCTCGCCGTAGAGCAGTTCGACAATGCCGGGCAGGTCTGTCTGGCCGCCACTCGCATCCTGGTCGAGGAGTCCGCCCGGGACGCCTTCCTCGGGCACATTCTTGACCGGGTAACGAAGTTGACCCAGGGAGATCCGCGCGACGAGGCAACCGACGTCGGGCCCAACATCCACCCCCGGCACGTCGAGCGCGTCGACGGATTCGTCCGGCGCGCCCTGGACGCGGGCGCGAAGGCCGTCATCGGCGGCGGCCCCAACACCGCACTCGGCGGCAACTACTACCTCCCCACCCTCCTCACCGACGTCGACCAGGACTCCGAGATCGTCCAGGAAGAGGTCTTCGGACCCGTCCTCACCCTCCAGACCTTCCCCGACGGCGACGAGGACGAGGCCGTGCGCCTCGCCAACGGCACCCGCTTCGGCCTCGCCGCGACCCTCGCCACCGGCGACCGCGAGCGTGCCGCCCGGGTCTCCGCACGGCTCGTCGCCGGCACGGTCTGGGTCAACTGCTTCTTCGTGCGCGACCTCTCCGCACCCTTCGGCGGCTCCCGCGACTCGGGGATCGGGCGCGAGGGCGGCGACTGGTCCTTCGACTTCTACTGCGACCTGAAGAACACCGTGACCGCGCCAATGGGGCCTCCCCTGCTCGAGCGGAGCCGAGAGCTTGGGGAAGGACGGGCCCGCCATGGGTGAGATCGTCGGGGCGGGCCTCCTCGCCCACGTGCCCACCATCGTGCTCCCCGAAGAGTCCCGCAAAGAGCTCAACGAAGGCCGCGAGATCAGCCTCGTCCCCGGACTGCGACGGCTGCGCGAAGAGGTCTTCGAGACCCTCGACCACGACACCGTCGTCGTCCTCGACTCGCACTGGGCCACCACCGTCGAGTTCGTCGTCTCCGCGCACGCGCGCCGCGCCGGGCTCTTCACCTCCGAGGAGCTGCCGCGCGGGATGTGCCGGATGCCGTACGACTACCCCGGTGACCCCGAACTGGCGGCCTCCATAAGCGAGTTCGACGAGCGGCACGGGACGTGGATCACGCCGATCGACGACCCGTACCTGCCGGTCCACTACGCCACGATCAACCTCTGGAAGTACCTGGGTGAAGGCCTCCCCGACAAGAAGTGGCTCTCGATCGGCGTCTGCCAGACCGGCGACACCGAGGACCATCTCCGCCTCGGCCGCGCACTCGCCGACGGCATCGCGGCGCTGCCCGACCGCAAGGTCCTCCTCATCGCGTCCGGCGCGCTCTCGCATTCCTTCTGGCCGCTGCGGCAACTGCGCGCCCACGAGTCGAGCGAACCGTCCCACATCCGTACGCCCGAGGCGCGGGCCGCCGACGAGCAGTGCATCGAACGCCTCGCACGCGGCGACCACGCCGAAGTCCTGCGCACGATGCCCGAGTTTTTGACCCACAAGCCCGAGGCGCGCTTCGGCCACTACCTGATGATGATCGGTGCTCTCGGAGAAGAGCGGTGCTCCGCGGCCGGTCGCGCCTTCAGCGACTACGAGAACTCGGTGGGCACCGGACAGATGCACCTGTGGTTCGACCGCCCCGCCGAAGGCTGGACCGGCGCCCCCGACCAGACCCGGAGTGAGGTCTCCCTCGCATGACGCCCACGACGCCCACGACTACTTCGACCCGTAAGGCGACCACCGTCGAGTACCGCCGCGTCCTCCTCGAAGGCGCCGCAGTCCAGGTCGTGCGCGAAGGGGACGAGCTGGTCGCCGCCGACGGCCGCCGCGTGAAGACCGCCGAGGCCCACCACCTGCCGCCCGTACGCCCCTCCAAGGTGATCGCCGTCCACCTCAACCACCGCAGCCGGGTGGAGGAGTTCGGCGTCGGGCTGCCGCCCGCACCCACCTACTTCCACAAGCCGGTCTCGGCGCTGAACGCGCACGGCGGTGCCGTCGTCCGACCCGAGCGCTGCAAGTACCTCAACTACGAGGGCGAGATCGGCATCGTCATCGGCCGCACCTGCCGCAACATCGCCCCGGCCGACGCGGACACGTACATCGCGGGCTACACCGTCGCCAACGACTACGGCCTGCACGACTTCCGCGACACCGACGCCGGTTCGATGCTCCGGGTCAAGGGCTCCGACACGCTCTGCCCGCTGGGCCCGGGCCTCGTCACCGGGTGGGACTTCCACTCCAAGTACCTGCGGACGTACGTCAACGGCGAGCTCGTACAGGACGGTTCGACGGACGAGATGGAGTGGGACATGCGCTATCTGGTCTCCGACATCGCCCGCACGATCACCATGGAGCCGGGTGA
This Streptomyces sp. NBC_01283 DNA region includes the following protein-coding sequences:
- a CDS encoding glutamine synthetase family protein; translation: MEALQAQGTDVVRVIYPDLLGADRGRDILIGHLPTACGHGLSFCRAVYHTTPRGDVVPVPGGLDAGLPDVSVRPDLSTLQALPWEPGVAWCLGDTFDPATGEPTPESPRALLRRVLERAEEHAGGAVTPVVGPELEYFLCDADPAAPSGWAVYGGATGNVYSAGRRGDPDGHLLRTLRSLDALGVGVIAGNHEFDGGQFEINLGHSDALDAADRAFRFKAAVKETARREGRLATFMAKPFNGLGGSGFHLHVSLVDGAGRNVFEDAEAPDGLSTTARHSIAGLLRHAPALSALLNPTINSYKRFGPDTLAPWLIDWGLDNRSAMLRIPPERGSGTRLELRLGDASANPYLVMAGTVAALLLGIRDKAEPPAPLEGHGYQEDSAPRLPGTLGAALDALEADEALTGLLGAEFTEAFLTYKRNEIERFQQHVTEWEFTEYAFLI
- a CDS encoding acetoacetate decarboxylase family protein, encoding MARVQGFFPPKSATGRSSIIPSPPWHYSGDLLTVEYRTDPARVRELLPAPLDLAADDPGAVALIWADWQSCGDSREELLDPVRSQYKECFAVVRCEYRGRTYSRCVYIWVDKDFAIARGNHQGYPKKLGSIHLTRPHPFGPAPRIEGGATFGATLAAADRRLAQAVVTLREPSESNGFVNAHPMAHHRQLPSIEGKGMALDELIASGAASFEGGRAWSGEADLDLFDVPTEELAALTIEEPIGAYYRQVGVTWNGGTLLETSL
- a CDS encoding APC family permease, which produces MTIDHPGTPMPAPAPPPPPASAPALAPERRIGVTGIVFAVVAASAPLTVAAGGIPQSLGVTGILGIPLLYLLVGVVLALFSAGYAAMSRRITGAGAFYAYTAQGLGRTAGVGAAFVALLAYNAMQIGIAGLFGATTSQFIESKTGADIPWWALVLACTVVVGALGYRRVDLGVKVLAVLLVLEFGTVLVFDIGMFADAPQGISATPFTRAAATDGALGVALCCVFAAYMGFESAALYSEECRDPRRTVARATYIAVGLIGVFYAATAWAMISGAGTGQATKVAAEQGPEMLFFLSDRSSGLNSAFSDFAQLFLITSLLAALLSFHNAVARYVRSLGREGVLPRGLGALHPRHKSPHRGSLLQTALSVVVIGVFALAGRDPVMDVFTWLTNLGALGVILLLLATSASVIAYFVRHRELSEPLWNRLAAPLLSGVALAVFFWLALTNFSVQLGVSPGNPLRWILPCLILATGAAGVVWGLWLRRVRPETYAGIGTGAGQ
- a CDS encoding MarR family winged helix-turn-helix transcriptional regulator; amino-acid sequence: MTGYRSIRETEKAVRAKLGGTPLKYEQMAAVSNIYRAASAVRQHFENSVLRGAELTWTSFVVLYVVWIWGEMETRYVAEEAGISKGTLTGVARTLAGRGLLERRGHPGDGRLALLRLTEEGERLMEKVFPAFNAEEAFVADGLTDEECRTLADLLRKIVVQTEEKGEERRLELLDGAEPAPRRSGRRAKGPLGEGLEQR
- a CDS encoding gamma-glutamyl-gamma-aminobutyrate hydrolase family protein — protein: MIALPQRYAASTSALRYEAVVTARALAEAVFRAGGEPFMMLPGPPGEAAARLARCDGLLLPGGGDVAPWRYEDASAGGEVHGSVYDVDDAQDAFDLALAECAVACGLPLLAVCRGLQVVNVALGGSLRQDMGGPESEHRHVVHPVRMTSGSVVARAMGAEKVEASCFHHQCVEALGRGLVATGRAADGTVEALELPYGEGWFAAVQWHPEDTAGSDVAQQRLFGALVHAAQRE
- a CDS encoding aldehyde dehydrogenase, which encodes MAPPAPEAPENSSHTATVAGVPVDTRHWIGGRRVASASGATFTDDSPLDGTPLAEIARGGAEEARAAVAAAREAFPGWAATPPTERARLLHAVADGVEARTEDLAAVETADNGALLRSHRRGVMPRVAHNLRYFADRLLALAHDDFETRGHTNHVSWDPAGPAVLITPWNAPLMLASWKTGPALAAGSTVVLKPSEWTPLTASLFADIAHEAGLPAGVFNVVQGYGAEAGAPLVADPGVRRISFTGSVPTARRIAATAAERLVPCSFELGGKSPLLVFADADPELAADLAVEQFDNAGQVCLAATRILVEESARDAFLGHILDRVTKLTQGDPRDEATDVGPNIHPRHVERVDGFVRRALDAGAKAVIGGGPNTALGGNYYLPTLLTDVDQDSEIVQEEVFGPVLTLQTFPDGDEDEAVRLANGTRFGLAATLATGDRERAARVSARLVAGTVWVNCFFVRDLSAPFGGSRDSGIGREGGDWSFDFYCDLKNTVTAPMGPPLLERSRELGEGRARHG
- a CDS encoding catechol 1,2-dioxygenase; its protein translation is MGEIVGAGLLAHVPTIVLPEESRKELNEGREISLVPGLRRLREEVFETLDHDTVVVLDSHWATTVEFVVSAHARRAGLFTSEELPRGMCRMPYDYPGDPELAASISEFDERHGTWITPIDDPYLPVHYATINLWKYLGEGLPDKKWLSIGVCQTGDTEDHLRLGRALADGIAALPDRKVLLIASGALSHSFWPLRQLRAHESSEPSHIRTPEARAADEQCIERLARGDHAEVLRTMPEFLTHKPEARFGHYLMMIGALGEERCSAAGRAFSDYENSVGTGQMHLWFDRPAEGWTGAPDQTRSEVSLA
- a CDS encoding fumarylacetoacetate hydrolase family protein produces the protein MTPTTPTTTSTRKATTVEYRRVLLEGAAVQVVREGDELVAADGRRVKTAEAHHLPPVRPSKVIAVHLNHRSRVEEFGVGLPPAPTYFHKPVSALNAHGGAVVRPERCKYLNYEGEIGIVIGRTCRNIAPADADTYIAGYTVANDYGLHDFRDTDAGSMLRVKGSDTLCPLGPGLVTGWDFHSKYLRTYVNGELVQDGSTDEMEWDMRYLVSDIARTITMEPGDVILSGTPANSRPVRPGDVVEVEAEGLGRLTNHIVTGPTAVRSDVGAQPTESEEVVSTAFGGDWEFRGIRPPRR